The following coding sequences lie in one Bacteroidales bacterium genomic window:
- a CDS encoding beta-lactamase family protein, translating into MKLIKKILLWITGLIIIVNLIVVVSGNAYVYKAMIYQYAGIDDYNLFENRVVKAGKHIPIPNAVCYNKINLSDEFRKYLLESGTIALLVLKNDSVYYEEYWDGHDSSTISNSFSVAKSIVSILIGIAIDEGKIKSVDQKVSDFIPEYAGGLNEQLSIKHLLTMSAGFDWCEEYESLFGQTTKAYYGRNLKKILLQLKVINTPGKTFVYQSSNQLVLAYILEKVTGMKLSEYASEKLWKPLGAKNDALWSLDKKEGFEKAFCCFNSNARDFSRIGLLYLHGGVYNGQRIISEEYVEESFEPASLVDENGNKFEHYGYSWWLSTIENKTFYLARGILGQYIMIFPDENMVSVRLGKESPEKNGLSACDYIAMHILKEFGNIGYVSDNK; encoded by the coding sequence TATCAGTATGCTGGGATTGATGATTACAACTTGTTTGAAAACAGGGTAGTTAAAGCAGGGAAACATATTCCCATTCCAAATGCAGTTTGTTATAATAAAATAAACTTATCCGATGAGTTCAGGAAATATTTGCTGGAATCCGGAACAATTGCTTTGCTGGTTTTAAAAAACGATTCGGTTTATTATGAAGAATACTGGGATGGGCATGATAGCAGTACCATATCAAATTCGTTTTCGGTAGCTAAAAGTATTGTAAGCATATTAATAGGTATTGCAATTGATGAAGGGAAGATTAAAAGCGTTGACCAAAAAGTTTCTGATTTTATACCTGAATACGCTGGCGGCTTGAATGAGCAACTCAGCATAAAGCATCTGCTGACCATGAGTGCAGGTTTTGATTGGTGCGAAGAATATGAGAGCTTATTTGGTCAGACAACCAAAGCCTATTATGGTCGTAACCTAAAAAAAATACTTTTACAATTGAAGGTTATAAATACACCCGGGAAAACATTTGTCTATCAAAGTTCAAATCAACTGGTTCTGGCTTATATTCTCGAGAAGGTTACTGGCATGAAACTTAGCGAGTATGCGTCTGAAAAACTATGGAAACCTTTGGGAGCAAAGAATGATGCCTTGTGGAGTCTTGACAAAAAAGAGGGGTTCGAAAAAGCTTTTTGCTGTTTCAATTCGAACGCCAGGGATTTTTCACGTATAGGTTTGCTTTATCTGCACGGTGGTGTTTATAATGGACAAAGAATAATTTCGGAAGAATACGTAGAAGAATCGTTTGAGCCTGCCTCGTTGGTCGATGAAAACGGAAATAAATTTGAACATTACGGCTATTCATGGTGGCTTTCAACTATCGAAAACAAAACCTTTTATCTTGCTAGAGGCATATTAGGGCAATATATTATGATTTTTCCGGATGAGAATATGGTAAGTGTGAGGTTGGGTAAAGAAAGCCCAGAAAAAAACGGGCTTTCAGCATGTGATTATATAGCGATGCATATATTGAAAGAATTTGGGAATATTGGTTACGTGTCGGACAATAAATAA